Proteins co-encoded in one Hyla sarda isolate aHylSar1 chromosome 4, aHylSar1.hap1, whole genome shotgun sequence genomic window:
- the LOC130267257 gene encoding securin-like has product MEAIMWFEKENGDFCHLSSKANRGPSAQLSKGFLQVPKGKNFSVAKPQALRKALGNINQHVQPKKSASKKVVKKDNLVKQRGEKYPEIEKFIPYNPLDFETFDVPEEHKLSDRCLAGVPLLVLRDDSNNAEALDRLVFSPMEIKPINYDSFEISSHLFEDITIDLPNL; this is encoded by the exons ATGGAAGCCATCATGTGGTTTGAAAAGGAAAATGGTGACTTCTGCCACCTTTCTTCCAAGGCTAATCGAGGCCCTT CAGCGCAGCTTTCTAAAGGGTTCTTACAAGTGCCTAAAGGAAAAAACTTCTCTGTGGCTAAACCTCAAGCACTTAGGAAAGCACTGGGAAACATTAACCAACATGTCCAACCCAAGAAATCTGCTTCAAAAAAG GTGGTCAAAAAGGATAACTTGGTGAAGCAAAGGGGTGAGAAGTATCCTGAAATAGAGAAATTCATTCCATATAACCCTCTAG ATTTTGAAACCTTTGATGTTCCTGAAGAACATAAGCTCAGTGACCGCTGTCTTGCTGGTGTTCCGCTCTTAGTTTTAAGGGATGACTCAAATAACGCTGAAGCTCTTGACCGTCTTGTGTTTTCACCAATGGAAATCAAACCAATAAACTATG ATTCCTTTGAGATCTCCAGCCATCTGTTTGAAGACATCACTATTGACTTACCTAatctatga